The following proteins come from a genomic window of Aspergillus oryzae RIB40 DNA, chromosome 4:
- a CDS encoding putative NADH-ubiquinone oxidoreductase 12 kda subunit (predicted protein): MPTPESAAFLAKKPTVPPTYEGVDFEDNVAVHNARDAIIREQWVRSMMSRLVGEELGKCYAREGVNHLEKCGALREKYFELLKERKIKGYLFQEKNYFEKSA; this comes from the exons ATGCCCACCCCCGAGTCCGCCGCCTTCCTCGCCAAGAAGCCCACCGTGCCCCCAACCTACGAGGGCGTCGACTTCGAAGACAACGTCGCCGTCCACAACGCCCGTGACGCCATTATCCGTGAGCAATGGGTCCGCAGCATGATGTCTCGTCTCGTCGGTGAGGAATTGGGGAAGTGCTATGCGCGCGAGGGCGTGAATCATTTGGAGAAGTGTGGGGCTTTGAGAg AGAAGTACTTTGAGCTGTTGAAGGAGCGCAAGATCAAGGGTTACCtgttccaggagaagaactATTTCGAGAAGAGTGCTTAG
- a CDS encoding putative alpha-1,6-mannosyltransferase subunit (subunit of Golgi mannosyltransferase complex), with translation MLRRRRLRLLIALILVLVGYFYFWTSFLERYRRSSFGGGSKFVIILESNVEGGVMELKGAREWAVERNSIRNKQEYAKQWGYELEVVNMLAKKRYSHEWRESWEKVDIIRETMRKYPHAEWFWWVDLNTWIVESSYSLQDHIFNRLGDISYRDINVYNPLNISHPPTGAYLDDVSRSPVGDGDPSSIQMVLSQDCSGFSLGSFFMRRSVWSERLLDIWWDPVMYEQKHMEWEHKEQDALEYLYTNEPWIRSHVGFLPQRYMNSYPPGACGDGGDPDIHFVEGAGDFMVNLAGCGYGRDCWSELWEYRRISQAINRPWRERVEDKATELYEKFFGRQDNSPQS, from the exons CTTTCCTCGAGCGCTATCGACGATCATCGTTTGGCGGCGGAAGCAAGTTTGTAATCATTCTTGAATCCAATGTGGAGGGTGGCGTGATGGAATTGAAGGGCGCCCGTGAGTGGGCGGTGGAGCGCAACAGCATTCGAAATAAGCAAGAATATGCGAAACAGTGGGGATACGAGCTGGAAGTAGTGAACATGTTGGCGAAGAAGCGGTATTCGCATGAATGGCGCGAAAGCTGGGAGAAGGTCGACATTATCCGCGAGACCATGCGCAAGTATCCCCACGCGGAATG GTTCTGGTGGGTGGACCTAAATACGTGGATCGTAGAGTCATCCTATTCCCTGCAAGACCACATTTTCAACCGTCTGGGCGACATCTCGTACCGGGATATCAATGTCTACAATCCGTTGAACATCAGCCACCCGCCGACGGGGGCGTATCTTGATGACGTTTCACGCTCACCGGTGGGCGATGGAGACCCATCATCGATCCAGATGGTGCTGTCGCAAGACTGCAGTGGTTTCAGCTTGGGTTCCTTCTTCATGCGACGATCAGTGTGGTCGGAGCGTCTACTAGACATCTGGTGGGATCCCGTCATGTATGAACAGAAACATATGGAGTGGGAGCACAAGGAACAGGATGCCCTGGAATACTTGTATACCAATGAGCCGTGGATCCGCAGCCACGTTGGATTCCTACCTCAGCGGTATATGAATTCGTATCCGCCTGGCGCCTGTGGAGACGGGGGTGATCCAGATATTCACTTTGTTGAAGGCGCAGGTGACTTTATGGTGAATCTTGCCGGCTGTGGCTATGGCCGCGACTGCTGGTCAGAGCTGTGGGAGTATCGCCGCATCAGCCAGGCGATCAACCGGCCATGGCGGGAGCGCGTAGAAGACAAGGCGACAGAACTCTACGAGAAGTTCTTTGGGCGGCAAGATAATTCGCCGCAATCATAA
- a CDS encoding pH-signaling protein PalC (predicted protein) has product MVYAFTLPTTSHLSFQTHLTSTTHPSLPQAASTARHALRTALKTHKRLPRGPQQDAHLSTLLTTLTDYLPYLTAITNSLTSTRLPETPSEEIEIALHSEPEPSWRPTLTSASLTLKQPRPKGLGLEYELAFVLTTYAYVLSKLAHTTVTRILYAPTTPTPEARTAAITTATKHLLQASAIHSLLATSPAFAHVSRSVSSAPGIVPDLDPAAQAALASLALAEATLLAVLKDDSYVSACIQARNPNDKEWMVRAPEIPKVRAHLFARLCIRAAEYAEQAAAGLGAVGAQGRAGIEEDLIKYVRVLGRVARARACRFFGVDAELAGKIGEGIAWLRAAKAALGVRGEKQENEVKSRGFSRLKQGWMERREERKMEKDAGRMEKGELGPGDNAGREEEGRVIEMLETKWVRMNDTINTQLIPPSSDLVANLPSGRDIHSAPGAYRLQALDDEELVRMRAPPVEDEFGPGSDVDDSEEESGLARDTPSTVPERTDSAYY; this is encoded by the exons ATGGTCTACGCCTTCACCCTCCCCACAACTTCCCATCTCTCCTTTCAAACCCACCTAACCTCGACCACACACCCATCCCTCCCCCAAGCTGCCTCAACAGCCCGCCACGCCCTCCGCACAGCACTAAAGACACACAAACGCCTACCCCGCGGACCGCAACAAGACGCCCACCTCTCgaccctcctcaccaccctaACCGACTACCTCCCATACCTAACCGCCATAACAAACAGTCTAACCAGCACGCGCCTCCCGGAAACGCCCTCCGAGGAAATCGAAATCGCCCTCCACAGCGAACCCGAACCCTCATGGCGCCCCACCCTCACCTCCGCCTCCCTCACCTTGAAACAGCCCCGACCAAAAGGCCTAGGCCTTGAATACGAGCTAGCCTTCGTCCTCACAACATACGCCTACGTGCTCAGCAAATTAGCCCACACCACCGTAACCCGCATCCTCTACGCCcccacaaccccaaccccagaAGCCCGCACCGCGGCCATAACAACAGCCACAAAACACCTCCTCCAAGCAAGCGCAATCCACTCTCTCCTCGCTACATCCCCGGCCTTCGCTCATGTCTCTCGCTCTGTGTCCTCCGCCCCGGGAATCGTCCCTGACCTGGACCCCGCCGCGCAAGCTGCTCTAGCGTCCCTCGCCCTGGCGGAGGCGACCCTCCTCGCTGTGCTCAAGGACGACTCCTACGTGTCTGCGTGTATCCAGGCCCGCAACCCCAATGACAAGGAGTGGATGGTCCGCGCGCCGGAGATCCCGAAAGTGCGCGCGCACTTGTTCGCCAGATTGTGTATTCGCGCCGCGGAGTATGCCGAGCAAGCGGCTGCCGGATTGGGTGCCGTTGGGGCGCAGGGACGGGCCGGCATCGAGGAGGATTTGATCAAGTATGTGCGTGTGCTGGGGAGGGTTGCGCGTGCGCGCGCGTGTCGGttttttggggttgatgcGGAGCTGGCGGGGAAGATTGGGGAGGGGATTGCGTGGTTGCGGGCTGCGAAGGCGGCGCTTGGGGTTAGGGGGGAGAAGCAGGAGAATGAAGTGAAGAGTAGGGGGTTTTCGAGGTTGAAGCAGGGGTGGATGGAGCGGAGGGAGGAgcggaagatggagaaggacgcggggaggatggagaagggggagttGGGGCCTGGGGATAATGCTGGccgggaggaggagggaagggTTATTGAGATGTTGGAGACGAAGTGGGTGAGGATGAATGATACG ATCAATACGCAGCTGATTCCGCCGTCGTCGGATCTTGTGGCGAACTTGCCGTCTGGTCGAGATATTCATTCTGCTCCGGGAGCCTATAGGCTCCAGGCTTTGGACGATGAGGAATTGGTACGCATGCGTGCTCCGCCGGTGGAGGACGAGTTCGGACCGGGCAGTGATGTGGATGATAGTGAGGAGGAATCTGGTCTGGCGAGAGATACGCCGAGCACGGTCCCTGAACGGACTGATAGTGCTTATTATTGA